In the genome of Terribacillus sp. FSL K6-0262, one region contains:
- a CDS encoding YesL family protein: MSAINKGLEWITRMAYVNILWLIFLLPGLVVFGVFPATAAMLTIIHQWLQGKTDISIFGTFLETYKKEFINSNKLGYMFVLLGYILYLDFLFLTAAPDAALYLTIPFLIITSFAFSAGLYAFPMLVHYEMKPLQIVKRAFFIMMLNPCQTFLMLIGTMGAGSMLWYFQGLALFFSFSILALIIMMPAARAFERMEKKSANLQAKENQSVLTKQQRKGGAML, from the coding sequence ATGTCTGCAATCAATAAAGGGCTGGAATGGATCACCAGGATGGCGTATGTCAACATCCTTTGGCTCATTTTCCTGCTGCCGGGGCTGGTGGTCTTCGGGGTTTTTCCTGCGACGGCTGCCATGCTGACCATCATTCACCAATGGCTTCAAGGCAAGACGGATATTTCAATCTTTGGCACCTTCCTGGAAACGTATAAAAAGGAGTTCATCAACAGTAATAAGCTGGGGTATATGTTCGTTTTGCTGGGATATATCCTTTATTTGGACTTCCTATTCCTGACTGCGGCTCCAGACGCTGCCTTGTATTTGACCATTCCATTCCTTATCATCACTTCCTTTGCCTTTTCAGCGGGTTTGTACGCGTTTCCGATGCTGGTCCATTATGAGATGAAGCCGCTCCAAATCGTGAAACGAGCTTTCTTTATCATGATGCTGAATCCGTGCCAAACCTTCCTGATGCTGATCGGAACGATGGGAGCGGGGTCCATGTTATGGTATTTCCAAGGTCTGGCACTGTTTTTCAGCTTCAGCATCCTTGCTTTGATCATCATGATGCCAGCTGCCAGGGCATTTGAGAGAATGGAGAAGAAATCTGCAAATCTGCAAGCAAAGGAAAACCAATCAGTCCTGACAAAACAACAAAGAAAGGGAGGAGCCATGCTGTGA
- a CDS encoding SDR family NAD(P)-dependent oxidoreductase translates to MEDVLVEKTAIISGGASGIGKAAAMKLADAGFRVCLLDVNDTKLSEVKKEMQEKAFQVMTIPCDIADYDRVEMAVQKMTDHWGRIDVVFANAGIVGQAASIESMSIDNWKNVHDINLNGTFFLVKAAIPHVKKQGGSIIITSSVSGNRVFSQAGFTAYSTSKAAQAAFAKMAALELAKYHIRVNVICPGGIETDFSKSIKKSKNLDEIKVPVEFPEGSKPLDERSGKPEEVANLVKFLATDDSSHITGTEIYIDGAESLLIG, encoded by the coding sequence ATGGAGGATGTTTTGGTGGAGAAAACGGCCATCATTTCCGGCGGAGCTTCCGGGATCGGCAAGGCTGCTGCGATGAAGCTAGCTGATGCAGGGTTTCGGGTTTGCCTGCTGGATGTGAATGATACGAAATTGTCCGAAGTTAAAAAGGAGATGCAAGAGAAAGCGTTCCAAGTCATGACCATCCCTTGTGATATCGCTGATTATGATCGAGTTGAAATGGCTGTCCAAAAAATGACGGATCATTGGGGCAGGATCGATGTAGTATTCGCAAACGCCGGGATTGTCGGCCAGGCTGCATCGATTGAGTCCATGAGCATTGATAATTGGAAAAACGTGCATGACATCAATTTAAATGGAACATTTTTCCTTGTGAAGGCAGCCATTCCCCATGTGAAAAAGCAGGGCGGGAGCATCATCATCACCAGTTCGGTCAGCGGAAATAGAGTCTTTTCCCAAGCCGGCTTCACCGCTTATTCCACGTCAAAGGCTGCACAAGCGGCTTTTGCTAAGATGGCAGCTCTGGAGCTGGCGAAATACCATATCCGGGTGAATGTCATCTGTCCTGGAGGGATTGAAACGGATTTCAGCAAATCAATCAAGAAATCCAAGAATCTGGATGAAATCAAAGTACCTGTTGAATTCCCTGAAGGAAGCAAACCGTTGGATGAACGTTCCGGCAAACCAGAGGAAGTGGCGAATTTAGTAAAGTTCCTGGCCACCGATGACTCGAGTCATATTACAGGTACCGAAATCTATATAGATGGGGCAGAGTCATTATTGATCGGATAG
- a CDS encoding Gfo/Idh/MocA family oxidoreductase, whose amino-acid sequence MKKYALVGTGGRAEFYYGAIARDFKEACTLAGFCDINKVRMRYANQLLKDKYQHPAIPMYHAADFDWMIRKEKPDIVIVTTIDRTHHSYIIRALELGCDVITEKPMTTDEGKCQEILDAIQRTGKEVRVTFNYRYAPHNTKIKELIRSGVIGKVNSVHFEWALDTKHGADYFRRWHRDKRNSGGLLVHKSTHHFDLVNFWLDSAPQRVYATGDLLFYGRENAEQRGETAFYQRAYQSEQARHDPFALDLEGNEHLKAMYLDAEKEDGYQRDQSVFGDGISIEDTLGVLVNYKSKAILTYSLNAYLPWEGFIVSFNGTKGRIDARIIEKSYVNSGGEKAEEGQLEQLSIVVRPMFDAPYEVEVDAGIGGHGGGDMAMLQDLFGKPVPDPFKRAASHVDGAMSIMTGIAGNHSLRSGNAVNISELINL is encoded by the coding sequence GTGAAAAAATATGCGCTTGTCGGAACAGGCGGCCGGGCGGAATTTTATTATGGGGCAATTGCCAGGGATTTCAAGGAGGCCTGTACACTTGCTGGTTTTTGTGACATAAACAAGGTCAGGATGCGTTATGCCAATCAGCTTTTGAAGGATAAGTATCAGCATCCTGCCATACCAATGTACCATGCGGCTGATTTTGATTGGATGATTCGAAAGGAAAAGCCGGATATTGTCATTGTCACGACCATCGACCGAACGCATCATTCATATATCATCAGGGCATTGGAGCTTGGCTGTGATGTGATCACGGAAAAACCGATGACGACGGATGAAGGAAAATGTCAGGAAATCCTGGATGCCATCCAAAGGACGGGGAAGGAAGTCCGAGTCACATTCAATTATCGATATGCCCCGCATAATACAAAAATAAAGGAATTGATCCGCTCAGGTGTCATTGGGAAAGTGAACTCCGTGCATTTTGAATGGGCGCTGGATACGAAGCATGGAGCGGATTATTTCCGCAGATGGCATCGAGATAAACGAAACAGCGGCGGCCTGCTCGTGCATAAGTCCACGCATCACTTTGACTTGGTGAACTTCTGGCTGGACTCGGCGCCCCAGCGTGTTTATGCGACAGGCGATCTGCTTTTCTATGGCAGGGAAAACGCTGAACAGAGGGGAGAAACGGCATTTTACCAGCGTGCTTATCAAAGCGAGCAGGCAAGGCACGACCCTTTCGCCCTTGATCTGGAGGGGAATGAACATTTGAAAGCGATGTACCTGGATGCGGAAAAAGAGGATGGCTATCAAAGGGATCAAAGTGTTTTCGGGGATGGCATAAGTATCGAGGATACTTTGGGAGTACTGGTGAACTATAAAAGTAAAGCTATCCTGACGTACAGCTTGAATGCCTATCTGCCATGGGAAGGTTTCATCGTTTCCTTCAATGGAACGAAAGGCAGAATCGACGCGCGGATCATAGAGAAGTCCTATGTGAACTCCGGCGGCGAAAAAGCCGAGGAAGGGCAGCTTGAACAATTATCCATCGTTGTACGTCCTATGTTCGATGCACCTTATGAGGTCGAAGTGGATGCGGGAATAGGAGGCCACGGCGGAGGCGATATGGCGATGCTGCAAGACTTATTCGGAAAGCCTGTGCCCGACCCTTTCAAACGCGCAGCCTCTCATGTGGATGGCGCCATGTCCATCATGACTGGCATCGCCGGCAACCATTCTTTGAGGTCGGGAAATGCAGTCAACATCAGTGAATTAATCAATCTATAG
- a CDS encoding extracellular solute-binding protein, with translation MRRKSLLLVLGMMMVLLLAACSNEGSSSGSDDGKVKLRIAWWGDQPRNDYTTKVIEMYEEQNPDVEIEAEYASWDDYWQKLSPQAAANELPDIVQMDVSYLAQYAQGNKLADLTPFLGEQIDTSNMTEDYVNGGKINDGIYGMNTGVNAVGFHYDPELLEELGLGSEIAEGWTWEDYRSMSDKAAAQGVYFDTHLKPDVFFDYYLRSNGARLYAEDGSGLGYEDDQLFVEFFGMIAEQVDKGATPTPDVLAQVTGIEDDPVVKGEGVGIFQWSNQFVGLKQVAGKPLEIAPMPGPGTSEGLYLKPSMFFSVSQNSQHKEAAADFLDFFMNDVEANKLILGDRGVPGSSEVKDALKNEVSEAQQQVFEYVEWAETNSSPMGAPDPAGAGEVIELLDTLAEQISYGQLSPEDAAKSFRSQAEGMLGQ, from the coding sequence ATGAGAAGAAAATCGCTTCTGTTGGTTTTGGGGATGATGATGGTTTTATTGCTTGCTGCCTGCAGCAATGAGGGGAGCAGTTCGGGATCGGATGATGGCAAAGTGAAGCTGCGGATTGCGTGGTGGGGCGATCAGCCGCGAAATGATTATACAACGAAAGTAATCGAGATGTATGAGGAACAGAATCCAGATGTGGAAATCGAGGCGGAGTATGCGAGCTGGGATGATTATTGGCAGAAGCTATCGCCGCAGGCAGCTGCAAATGAATTGCCGGATATCGTGCAGATGGACGTTTCTTATTTGGCGCAGTATGCCCAGGGGAATAAGCTGGCGGATTTGACGCCGTTTTTAGGGGAGCAAATCGACACGAGCAATATGACGGAGGATTACGTCAATGGCGGGAAGATCAATGATGGTATATATGGAATGAACACGGGTGTGAACGCGGTCGGGTTCCACTACGATCCGGAATTGTTGGAGGAGCTGGGTCTTGGAAGTGAAATTGCGGAAGGGTGGACCTGGGAAGATTATCGGAGTATGTCGGATAAAGCGGCTGCGCAAGGTGTCTATTTTGACACACATTTAAAGCCGGATGTTTTCTTTGATTATTATCTTCGTTCGAATGGTGCACGTTTGTATGCCGAAGATGGCAGCGGATTAGGCTATGAGGATGATCAGCTATTCGTGGAATTCTTTGGGATGATCGCAGAGCAAGTGGATAAAGGGGCGACGCCGACGCCTGATGTACTTGCCCAGGTGACGGGAATCGAGGATGATCCGGTTGTCAAAGGAGAGGGTGTCGGGATTTTTCAATGGTCCAATCAGTTCGTGGGATTGAAGCAGGTGGCCGGGAAGCCGCTGGAAATTGCGCCGATGCCTGGTCCAGGCACCTCCGAGGGACTGTATTTGAAGCCGAGTATGTTCTTCTCTGTATCCCAAAACTCCCAGCATAAAGAAGCTGCCGCTGATTTCCTGGATTTCTTCATGAATGATGTCGAAGCGAATAAATTGATTCTTGGCGACCGTGGTGTCCCTGGCTCTTCAGAAGTGAAGGATGCTTTGAAAAATGAAGTTTCCGAGGCGCAGCAGCAAGTATTTGAATATGTCGAATGGGCAGAAACGAATAGTTCCCCGATGGGTGCCCCGGATCCGGCCGGTGCAGGGGAAGTCATCGAATTGCTGGATACATTGGCAGAGCAAATCAGCTATGGTCAGCTTTCGCCTGAGGATGCTGCCAAAAGTTTCAGAAGCCAAGCGGAGGGCATGCTTGGGCAATAG
- a CDS encoding sensor histidine kinase, with protein MKRLKNFVSNLKLKYKLFCLLSLVLVSFSIGGLVLLQYALVAYNDEIHRQSAQSLKVSSALIEKEIEKMKGFSYRLSTDSYLQSYLYDLKETEDDYKAYLIGDAIKKRLIDLGAFEESVDSIQLYDTADRGYSAGNRVITIENERLLQYKQETNQKDGGAAWFAPGDQDDSFVVAREVNAYPDLSFERLGIIVVRFDMRDIVSSFQNSLDNKEMRLLIANSNKEIIFPQEASEKDSFLMASVQGREGYQVVDYEDDRYFVTYASAAYTNWTYMIASPYSQLFQAVTLVQRTVLIIHLLLFVMLLFLGIRFIKGIINPIEALNRKMKRVQKGEVKDFKEESHILFSKDEAGQMHENFTKMMNQIHWLIEENYKKQLVIKDAEFKTLQAQINPHFLYNTLESINWSAKLGKTQETSRMATSLGFILRSSLETKDALIPLAEELDIVKHYIMIQSYRFQERLVFHADIPDDLLSCKVPKFSLQPLVENAIKYGLQEIVGVCTIGIEAVQEGENVNISVSDDGPGMEQELIHTLSSGNYRPKGTGLGIRNIDNRLKILFGPAYGIQVISEPAAGTKVMLTIPFEGGGDLVQSSAGR; from the coding sequence ATGAAAAGACTGAAAAACTTTGTCTCTAATTTAAAATTGAAATATAAATTGTTTTGTTTACTCTCCCTCGTCCTTGTATCCTTCAGCATAGGCGGGCTTGTCCTTTTGCAATATGCACTGGTTGCGTACAATGACGAGATTCATCGTCAGTCTGCCCAGTCACTGAAGGTATCATCGGCTTTGATAGAAAAGGAAATCGAAAAAATGAAAGGGTTTTCGTACAGGCTGTCGACGGATTCCTATTTACAGTCCTATTTATATGATTTGAAAGAAACGGAGGATGATTATAAGGCGTACCTGATCGGGGACGCAATAAAAAAAAGGCTCATCGACTTGGGGGCCTTTGAAGAATCAGTGGATTCCATTCAGCTGTACGACACTGCCGATAGGGGCTATAGCGCGGGAAATCGTGTGATCACGATCGAAAACGAGCGCTTGCTGCAATATAAACAAGAAACGAACCAAAAGGATGGCGGAGCAGCATGGTTTGCTCCTGGTGATCAGGATGACTCGTTTGTGGTGGCTCGGGAAGTGAATGCTTATCCCGATCTTTCCTTTGAAAGACTGGGTATCATCGTAGTGCGATTTGATATGAGAGATATCGTCTCTTCGTTCCAAAATAGTTTGGACAACAAAGAGATGCGGCTTTTGATTGCCAATTCGAATAAGGAAATCATTTTCCCGCAGGAAGCCTCAGAGAAGGATTCCTTTTTAATGGCCAGTGTCCAGGGGAGAGAAGGCTATCAAGTCGTGGATTATGAGGATGACCGCTATTTTGTGACGTATGCATCTGCAGCTTATACGAATTGGACCTATATGATAGCTTCTCCATACAGCCAATTGTTCCAGGCAGTGACTTTGGTGCAAAGAACCGTATTGATCATCCATCTTCTATTATTTGTGATGCTGCTGTTTCTGGGCATCCGCTTTATCAAAGGAATCATCAATCCGATCGAAGCATTGAATAGAAAGATGAAAAGAGTGCAAAAAGGGGAGGTCAAAGACTTTAAGGAAGAGAGTCATATTTTATTTTCCAAGGACGAAGCAGGCCAAATGCATGAAAACTTCACTAAAATGATGAACCAGATCCATTGGCTGATCGAAGAGAATTATAAGAAGCAGCTGGTGATCAAGGATGCTGAATTCAAAACACTCCAAGCACAAATCAACCCTCATTTCCTCTATAACACATTGGAATCCATCAATTGGTCAGCAAAGCTTGGGAAGACACAGGAAACCTCACGCATGGCGACATCCCTGGGATTTATTTTACGTTCCTCTTTGGAAACGAAGGACGCCCTGATTCCGCTTGCAGAAGAACTGGATATTGTAAAGCATTATATCATGATCCAATCTTATCGTTTTCAGGAGCGATTGGTTTTCCATGCTGATATTCCTGATGATCTTCTTTCCTGCAAGGTGCCCAAATTCAGCCTGCAGCCTTTGGTGGAAAATGCGATTAAGTATGGCCTGCAGGAGATCGTCGGGGTGTGTACGATTGGCATCGAGGCAGTGCAAGAAGGGGAAAACGTGAACATCTCGGTGAGCGATGACGGACCAGGCATGGAGCAGGAGCTCATTCATACATTATCCAGCGGGAATTATCGTCCCAAGGGAACGGGCTTGGGTATCCGGAATATCGATAACCGATTGAAAATATTATTCGGTCCGGCTTATGGCATTCAGGTGATAAGTGAACCGGCTGCTGGAACGAAGGTAATGCTGACAATTCCTTTTGAAGGAGGGGGCGATCTTGTTCAAAGTTCTGCTGGTAGATGA
- a CDS encoding carbohydrate ABC transporter permease — protein MTKKGPRYYLYHILVGGFAILLLYPVIWLFVSSFKESGDIFVTAGSLIPDPFTLLNYTQGWEGFGGYGFGTFIKNTIVFVIWMLAGHLISCSLIAFGFARLKFAGRGFWFMIMLVTLMLPYEVVMIPQYIIFSELGWLNSLKPLVVPAFFGHPFFIFLLVQFIRTIPRELDEAATIDGANTFQIFYKVILPLIVPALATTAIFTFYWTWDNLLGPVLYLNSPEKYTVSMALNMFLSNETVSNWGAMFAMSIVTLVPVFVIFFIFQRYVVEGISTTGLKG, from the coding sequence ATGACTAAAAAAGGACCTCGATATTATCTTTACCATATTCTTGTCGGCGGCTTTGCCATCCTGTTGCTTTATCCGGTCATTTGGCTGTTTGTCAGCTCGTTCAAAGAGAGCGGCGATATTTTTGTCACAGCTGGCTCGCTCATCCCCGATCCGTTCACTTTATTGAATTATACGCAAGGGTGGGAGGGCTTTGGCGGTTATGGATTTGGGACATTCATCAAGAATACGATTGTTTTCGTCATCTGGATGCTGGCCGGCCACCTGATTTCTTGTTCGCTGATTGCCTTTGGTTTTGCCAGGCTGAAGTTCGCCGGGAGAGGTTTTTGGTTCATGATCATGCTCGTGACATTGATGCTGCCTTATGAGGTTGTCATGATTCCGCAGTATATCATCTTCTCAGAGCTTGGCTGGCTGAATTCCCTGAAGCCGTTGGTCGTGCCCGCCTTTTTTGGCCATCCGTTCTTCATCTTTTTGCTGGTGCAATTCATCCGAACCATTCCAAGGGAGCTGGATGAAGCGGCGACAATAGATGGGGCAAATACATTCCAGATCTTTTATAAGGTGATTCTCCCGCTCATCGTCCCTGCCTTGGCGACAACGGCTATTTTCACCTTCTATTGGACTTGGGATAATTTGCTCGGACCTGTCCTGTATTTGAACAGTCCTGAAAAATACACGGTCTCGATGGCGCTTAATATGTTTTTGAGCAACGAAACCGTCTCGAACTGGGGAGCGATGTTCGCCATGTCGATTGTCACACTCGTGCCGGTGTTTGTCATTTTCTTCATCTTCCAGCGTTATGTGGTGGAAGGAATCAGCACGACTGGATTGAAAGGATAG
- a CDS encoding sugar ABC transporter permease, producing the protein MNARVRSNLWGYFFIGPFIIGFLAFTIVPMLASLYFSFTSYGLFDSPKWIGFENYIKMFTEDPRYIQSLKVTFIYVLGGVPLRLAFALLVAMLLNAGSRAVGWYRTLYYLPSLIGGSVAVAIMWRNIFGDDGIVNLALESVGLDAIRWFGEPTAALWMLIFLSIWQFGSSMLIFLAGLKSIPASFYEAASVDGANFIQKFFRITLPMLSPVLLFNIIMQTISAFMTFVPAFIISKGTGGPLDGTLLYSLYLFKQGFEYFNMGYASAMAWVMLLIVAALTGIIFWTSKYWVHYESEGK; encoded by the coding sequence TTGAATGCACGTGTAAGGAGCAATTTATGGGGATATTTTTTCATCGGTCCATTCATCATCGGCTTTTTAGCCTTTACCATCGTGCCGATGCTAGCTTCTTTGTATTTCTCATTTACCAGTTATGGATTATTCGATTCACCCAAATGGATCGGGTTTGAAAACTATATCAAAATGTTCACCGAAGATCCTCGCTATATCCAATCACTGAAGGTTACTTTCATTTATGTATTGGGCGGGGTACCGCTCAGGCTGGCATTTGCTTTGCTTGTTGCCATGCTGCTGAATGCCGGATCGCGGGCTGTCGGCTGGTATCGGACGCTGTATTATCTGCCCTCCCTGATTGGCGGCAGTGTTGCCGTCGCAATCATGTGGCGGAATATTTTCGGAGATGATGGAATCGTGAACTTGGCGTTGGAAAGTGTCGGATTGGATGCGATCCGCTGGTTTGGCGAACCGACAGCAGCTCTATGGATGCTGATTTTCCTATCCATCTGGCAGTTTGGATCTTCCATGCTGATTTTCCTGGCAGGCTTGAAATCCATTCCGGCCAGTTTCTATGAAGCGGCCAGTGTGGATGGCGCGAACTTCATCCAGAAATTCTTCCGTATCACCTTGCCGATGCTGAGCCCGGTTTTATTATTCAATATCATCATGCAGACGATCTCTGCATTCATGACGTTCGTACCTGCCTTCATCATTTCCAAGGGTACTGGCGGTCCGCTGGATGGTACGCTTCTCTATTCCTTGTACTTATTCAAGCAAGGATTCGAGTATTTCAATATGGGGTATGCCTCGGCCATGGCGTGGGTGATGCTGCTGATTGTGGCGGCTTTGACAGGAATCATCTTCTGGACATCCAAATACTGGGTTCACTATGAGTCGGAGGGGAAGTAA